A single window of Nitrospira sp. DNA harbors:
- a CDS encoding DUF3047 domain-containing protein, producing MRKFVAAIGFLGVVGVCSVTGSVAPAYAGEAGVLVLEDFQSADQDGFPIDWQHENQRSQAKGRDAYKIQSQDGKKFLAAKDAGQRVKKRKIDWDPKVYPVLTWRWRLHKAPTGSEPIAALYASLDTDLMFIPVFTKYIWSAGKPEGTFVEGGMFSGSELVVQSGVVPVGEWVEERVNVYEDFKRIHKHEPAEKAWGISLFAGPGVEIDFGAVTVSQAK from the coding sequence ATGAGGAAGTTTGTCGCGGCGATCGGCTTCTTGGGTGTGGTGGGAGTGTGCAGTGTGACGGGATCCGTTGCTCCGGCCTATGCAGGTGAGGCCGGCGTGTTGGTGCTGGAGGATTTTCAGTCGGCGGATCAGGATGGGTTTCCGATCGATTGGCAGCATGAGAACCAGCGTAGTCAGGCCAAGGGGCGCGATGCCTACAAGATTCAGTCGCAGGACGGGAAAAAGTTTCTCGCTGCCAAGGATGCCGGGCAGCGTGTGAAGAAACGCAAAATCGACTGGGACCCGAAGGTCTACCCGGTACTGACCTGGCGGTGGCGTCTCCATAAGGCACCAACCGGGTCGGAGCCGATTGCCGCGCTCTATGCTTCCCTGGATACTGATTTGATGTTCATCCCGGTATTTACGAAATACATCTGGAGCGCCGGAAAGCCGGAGGGGACGTTTGTTGAGGGGGGGATGTTCAGTGGATCCGAGTTGGTCGTGCAGAGCGGGGTGGTTCCGGTCGGGGAATGGGTCGAAGAGCGCGTGAATGTCTACGAGGACTTCAAGCGTATTCATAAGCATGAACCCGCGGAGAAAGCCTGGGGAATTTCGCTGTTTGCCGGCCCCGGTGTCGAGATCGATTTTGGCGCGGTTACGGTCAGTCAGGCCAAGTGA